CAATGAAGAATTTTTTGTTTATAAAGAATAGTGATTTGCTGCTGCAAAAAGTATCTGAATATTGGGAAGTGATGAAGCAATGGTTTATTAATACACCAGAGCGATCGCTTGCACAAGCTTGCGAGGCTGCACAGAAAATCAGGAATATTGAAATAGAGCATTTCAACGGTCAAATCATTGCTGCTACATCCGTAAATGAGACCCCAAATGTCATGTCTTATTGGCAGAGTATACTTACACAAAATTTAACTATTATTAAACTGAGACTAGCGGAATTCCAGTCTAGTCGCTCACTACTAGAAATTTCTAATCCAGTTTTATTAATTAAGCTCCAGTTTATTGATGAAGTCATTGATAAATATCAGCAACAAACAGTAATAATTAGCAATATAAACAAACAATCAATCTCGCAACCTAAACCCATAAGAATTGACAGTGAAATTTATCAAAATACATCTAATCTAATCAATCCTAGCAGCAATCAAAGTATAGGATTTCTTCCCAGTTCTATCGGTAGAACAATTAATAGAATTACCACTGACTTTTCTCCCCAAGCTGAAGCCGACTTTATTCGTAACTACCACATTTCTCAAAATCGGACGAGAACCTCGATTAGGTTTTTAATCCTGCTCATGGTTATTCCCTTATTAACACGGCAATTATCTAAAGAATTTTTAGTTAGTCCGATAGTAGAGCGTGTTAGGAGTCAACAAATTACTCTAGTGTTTATCAATTCTGAAATGGAAGAAGAAGCTTTTAAAGAGT
This window of the Nostoc sp. HK-01 genome carries:
- a CDS encoding CemA family protein — protein: MKNFLFIKNSDLLLQKVSEYWEVMKQWFINTPERSLAQACEAAQKIRNIEIEHFNGQIIAATSVNETPNVMSYWQSILTQNLTIIKLRLAEFQSSRSLLEISNPVLLIKLQFIDEVIDKYQQQTVIISNINKQSISQPKPIRIDSEIYQNTSNLINPSSNQSIGFLPSSIGRTINRITTDFSPQAEADFIRNYHISQNRTRTSIRFLILLMVIPLLTRQLSKEFLVSPIVERVRSQQITLVFINSEMEEEAFKELKIFEEKLKFQTLLKKAPILSSEEIERNIKEKAIEIAQEFRWKSKDAISNVFADLISLVAFAVVVVNGKKEIAAIKSFIDEIIFGLSDSAKAFVIILFTDIFVGFHSPHGWEVILEGLAEHLGVAANESLIFLFIATFPVILDTVVKYWIFRYLSRLSPSALATYKEINE